A portion of the Candidatus Hydrogenedentota bacterium genome contains these proteins:
- a CDS encoding phosphate ABC transporter permease subunit PstC: MSFRNTQELAVRYTLRIAASASILIVFLIFLFLFKEALPFVREPGLSHLLNGRWNPTSLKEVSYGIFPLVTGSLLVTTLATLLSIPFGVCGAVYIAELAGPREREVLKPFVELVAAIPSVVLGFFGLIVVAP; encoded by the coding sequence GTGAGTTTTCGGAACACGCAAGAACTGGCCGTACGGTATACGTTGCGCATTGCCGCGTCTGCCAGCATCTTAATCGTTTTCCTGATCTTCCTGTTTCTGTTCAAAGAAGCGTTGCCGTTTGTCAGGGAACCCGGATTGTCCCACTTGCTGAATGGACGCTGGAATCCGACGTCGCTTAAGGAAGTCTCCTACGGGATCTTCCCCCTTGTAACGGGATCGCTGCTGGTGACTACTCTCGCGACGTTGCTCTCTATTCCGTTTGGCGTGTGTGGAGCTGTCTACATCGCGGAACTGGCTGGACCCCGTGAGCGCGAGGTTCTCAAGCCATTTGTGGAGCTTGTCGCGGCAATACCGTCCGTCGTTCTTGGATTCTTTGGACTTATCGTCGTTGCGCCGG